The stretch of DNA AACACCGAACATACGTAGAGTCTGGACAATAACTGAAAATTGTAAAGAGAATGATTAATAAAGTGTTGAATATCTTTAAGGGAGAGCAGGGTTAGGTTTAGCTAGACTGCGTGGTCTGCAGGGTCCACAGGATACAAGCAGCCGATCGATACGTGAATGATCCTGATAAGATTTTGACACATTAGTTGATGATACATATTATTTGTAGTATGTTCAAGCTGAGGAATTTTGCTTAAACTGTTGATTAAACgtaattatgatattttgatcaCTGTTCACAAGCACTGTAGATGTAGTCAGACCACTGGAAGATGACTAttgtaattgatatttcaagTATTATTATCATGTATAAAGTAGGATTCTAAATTGTTCTATTTGTAGTAGAGTGTAGTGATTGCATACACCGGTACATAGAACCTGCTTGAGTTAATTAATTGATGCAGTGATTATTAATGCCTAATGCTGTAGCCACTGATACTACCGTACACATGTATGTTATTGTATTACGCTGTCCTTTTACTATGCAAACATTAGCTATAAATTATTCTCTGTGACGGTAATGTTTTGTACCAAGAAAATTGTTTGTTGTCCAGTCTAGATACTAGCCAATCTTATGTGTCTCCTAAACCAGTATGAATTCCAGCTGATATTACGGGTTACCCCCcagaacagtgtgaataccagaTGTATAGGTTATccctagaacagtgtgaaaaccagctgatcttatgagttacccctagaacagaATGGTCTTACGGGCTATTGCTAGTTGTTTTGGGAGCAAGGGCTAGATTCTAGAATCTAGAAATACCCTGATGTTAAGATCAGTTGAAAactgaatattcaaatatcgggGAAGAGATAAAGAGTTCAATTCAAACTCAGTATTTTCTTTCGATGTAAAAAATACAGGTAGactgaaaattgatgaaatatattttaaagaaGTTTGAATGGTATATGTATGTATCTCTATAGTTGCACTGGCCTCTTCAATATCTTTCAAATAGTTTTGTAATCACTCCTGTTTTTACTGTTAAATTGTATAATCTTTTTGCTTTCAAATTCACGGAGATCATGTTACAATTGTCTAAAACTGCTAATTAACtttcatttcttgtttttaagaTTATGTATTGTCAAGAATAAGTCGATTGTAAATCTGTTAAATTCGCTTAATCCGAATTTTGGTCTACGGTAATCGAGACAATATTTGCAGTCCATTTGTTCATAGATATACAGGAGCttgttgctcaaaagttagttggagttaaccagtggatagttgacatggtgacaattgaaagtttGTCATTACTATATGGTATTTAtcggccggttatctttaaccacattttgagcaactgcagcctctgatgaattttgttggtcccaaatgatccgaataATGAAGCGAATTCATCTGCACGTATATCTACTTATTTTTTATAGCTGTCTCCTCTTTGTATGCGTGGTGTtataaaactgaatgaatgCTTCTCGTGCTTGTGCTAATTATTGAAATGAGATAGATAATTATGAAAATGATCCTTCATTTAGGCATAATGATTAATCCGTAGTTGAAAAGATTACCTTCGTTGATTAACCGAGAATTAATAAATCACAtttcttaaaaaaagaattgttttgTAAAATTGGCGGTTTTAGTATCGAATGACTCGCGACAGAACAGATGATTACAACACCAGTGTCAGACATGCTCGCAGCCTCACGTCATTAACCACTGCGTCTACCACCTTGTAAATATTGCATCATCGAACTTCAGTTTTCATCATTGATCTTGACTAGTGGTTGGAACTAATAATAGAATTCAGAATAGTTTGGTTtaaatgtatttgtattttcataaTGTTAGCTATTTTAGAACTAGTGAACTGCAGCGACGTGATCAATCCCGGCGTGGTTGACTATTTCTATCAATCCCGGCGTGGTTGACTATTTCTATCAATCCCGGCGTGGTTGACTATTTCTATCAATCCCGGCGTGGTTGACTATTTCTATCAATCCCGGCGTGGTTGACTATTTCTATCAATCCCGTCGTGGTTGACTATTTCTATCAATCCCGGCGTGGTTGACTATTTCTATCAATCCCGGCGTGGTTGACTATTTCTATCGATCCCGTCGTGGTTGACTATTTCTATCGATCCCGGCGTGGTTGACTATTTCTATCGATCCCGGCGTGGTTGACTATTTCTATCGATCCCGGCGTGGTTGACTATTTCTATCGATCCCGTCGTGGTTGACTATTTCTATCGATCCCGGCGTGGTTGACTATTTCTATCGATCCCGGCGTGGTTGACTATTTCTATCGATCCCGGCGTGGTTGACTATTTCTATCGATCCCGGCGTGGTTGACTATTTCTATCGATCCCGGCGTGGTTGACTATTTCTATCGATCCCGGCGTGGTTGACTATTTCTATCGATCCCGGCGTGGTTGACTATTTCTGGATTATGGAGTTCAGACTAACTGACATGGCATTCAGTTTGACTTAGTTTGCCCTTCTTGCTCCTGCCCCAGAAGTCAACTGTTTGACCAAGAAGCTAGAAACTGACTGATTGCTCAGTATCACCGTCAAATCATGCcaaattttgaacattttgtcGCATCATTTTGGGACCACGAATTCTGCTGCACCTAGTGAAATCGATTCcatctgaaatattcattaatcaTTGAACTCTAATTAAATTGGATTTTTAATTCTATGAAATACGATTATACTGTACATCAACCCCTGTAAAGATATTAACTCGTTTTCATACCGGTCCGGTTAGACTATTCCGGTTCTGTATCCGTGTTTTCCTCATCGATCCAATTCCGTGTTTTAATTTCATCCAAAATATGTCCCCGAAAATTAAATCCACTTGATTGATGAAATACATTCTGTTGCTGTTATTTTAATTACTGCGactgataaaactattgacaTGTCACAGAAACGAGCGCCGTATAATAAACCCGGGGGTCCCGTACCCAAACGATTCAAGTGAGTTCAAATTTGTTTATCTTAACCTCAAATTGagttgataaatcaaaaaattgtgaaactaaaccacagacaggttactgactagttGTTTCCATGATGTTTGTAAATGACAAATGGATGGTTTATGATTTGGATGAGGTTGAAGGCTGCGGAggctgaaatgaaataagtGTCACTCTTGCCTTACCTACATTCTACAAGAAGATGGGCGGATTAGACAAGTGCttacttttattattaaaaagtGTTTAAAAATGTTTACTTTTGCCTCAGCATTACAACTACTAAACCCCAGTTTTATATATGTGTCATACATTATTTCAGGGATGATGATGAAGACGATGATGATCCATCGAACTTCGAGTCTGAACTCGCTCTGCTCGAAGAGATTGAAAATGACATCGCGGATGATAACAGTCAACAAGGTTCTGTTAAAATACATCCCCTCGggagggaatttgacaaattttgcaaTAACAATCCCAGAAAACTCCTAGAATTTGGATATGCTATTGATCAcgcatttctttatcaatattagattcattaaaaatgaatcaattgtAACATGTTAAACCAAGAGATATTTCCATTCATCTGCCACAGATTCACTCAGgaaattttgtgttataacattgaaaaattttgaaagtgGCCACCGCATTGTCTCATTTATCAGTCAAGTTTGAATGTAGAGTTAAAATAAAGCTTGTACAttctaatgtttcaaatcTGGAGCAACTGGATCCTTGACACATTGTTCGTATCACTTCCAaactgaaataattaatgaatctcataatgattattttttagGTCCGTCTGGTCCTGATGTAAACACGACAAATTCTAAGTGGGCGCGACCTGCACCTCCAACCATAAACCCCAACACTGATTCTATAGTGTTTCAACAGATCGATGTCGATAGTTATTCAGGTGTTGTATTCAATTACTactattaaacattattaataGACTGTCGTAGAAAGAAAAgcttgaaatcattttcattttaaggTAGTTTCCTAGTAGTTTTAGTGTCAAAGGTCATTGGCAAATTAGGGAAATTGAATTCAGAACTCAAGATTAACTCCTAGATCAAATAGAGTAGCTTGTAAAGAAATTAAGGCATAACTGGATTGCCTCCAGCTTATAGCATCATCATCCTGTTTCTATATGGGTAATTCGGGAGCAATCCCTAGTGGGTGACTCCAGTTGAACTAACTGtattatgattatatttcAGGGCCGTATTTGCCGGGAATGCCTGGACTTACAGTCGGTCAGGTACCCATTATACGTATGTACGGTGTAACTATGGATGGTAACAGCGTTCTAACTCATATTCATGGATTCGGTCCATATTTCTACGCGACTGCACCTCAAAACTTCAAGGCTGCAGATTGTGGTAAATTCAAGGTAGGTTGAGGAAGTGTCTTTACCAGAACATTACGTGTTCGATTCGCTTATACTCAGAACTACTCAGATTTTATCTATCGCCTTGGGTTATTGCAAATAAACGAATGACATTGGGTTAACTTGCTCAAGAATAGGTCATTCCATTCACCAGCACTACTACATTCAACATTCTCCATACATGTAACCTATTGTAATACTGTCGCCTTAATCAACAGCCATTTTTTCCTCCAAGTAGCCCACTGGCCGAGGAGGTTACTTCGTCCTCACCTGGAGAAGATCGGGTGTACCATATAACACATAGAATGAACGCTTCTGGGCTTTCCCTGAGTTATTTCTGGGCTACCTGAGCAGGAAAATCGAACGCCCTAGCAACGAGTAGGGTCAGTCCCAGTCGAACGTAAATAGTAATTGTTTTGTTTATAGACCGTTCTCAATAGTCTACTGCTGAAAGAGCGTTCCGGTAAAGACCTACCACTCGCCGTGTTAGCCGTCGAATTGTGCGTTAAAGAAAGTATTTACGGTTTCCACGGTAATCAGAAAACTACGTTCATGAAAATAACGGTGGCTCTTCCGACATTGCTGGCGGCGTGTCGACGAATCATGGAATCAGGATTTCAGATTCCTGATTACGGACATCAGGCGTTCTCCGTATATGAATGTGATATCGCTTATGTTGTCAGGTATGTAATGTATATTTGAACTTTTGTAGCGCTATCCAACAAGCCGCAAGGTGCCCTTGCaacaaatatttgatatcatGAAAAAATGCGCGGTACAGCCGGTAGACTTGCTGAAAAACTGAGAAACAACTGATTCGCTCTGAGATTAACTGGGAGAGAACCGTTTAACTGTCTAACTCGGATTTAACCATTTAACTCAAGAAAGTCATTTAATTCTCATATTTGTTGAAATACTTTTCTGGCCCTGTATTAATTTTATCTACCATCCAACTCTGATATTTCTCTCAAGTCTGATCTGAGAAAAGTCTACTGTATATTGAATGTTTGTTGCTGTTTACTTTCCATAGAGAGTTGAATGAACAAAaaactaaattcatcattttattaggatgaattttgttttagttgtgATTCTGTTTTGGCTTAATCATTGCTGTTTAGATCGCATACAACTTCTTATCTGTAACATTTgagattttaaagaatttcacATTTTAAATCATGTTTAGATTTATGGTCGATACGAACGTAGTCGGCTGTAACTGGATCGAAATCCCTAAAGGGAAGTATAAACTACGCGAACAGCAGACGACGACGTCGTCGAGCAACGACCGAGCCTTCGTTTCTCGTTGTCAAATCGAACTCGACGTTTCGTGGGAAGATTTCATTTCTCATTCGCCCGAAGGAGATTGGGCGAAGATCGCTCCGTTGCGGATATTGAGTTTTGATATCGAATGCGCTGGACGTAAAGGTAGGTTTCAGAATACCCGGTACTTGTCGGTCCGTTTAACTGAAatttcaggacccagttccacagttatcaGTTACAATTCATCTAttcgaaaatgaactcatATTAACTCTAGAGCCAAACTTAAACCGTGGAACTTGATCCTCGATTTTGTAACCACCCGGTAGATCCTCGGCCCAAGTTGAACAGAACATCATTCAGAGCTGCCCCAACTGTTccttattatcattatttgttACTGTTTTATAtcgagaaatactgatttgatttgtttgatgcgtacagaaatatgaaagatgttactgaaagtcttactgttgattactgattaatttgagcagaaatatgaaagatgttactgaaagtcttactgttgattactgattaatttgtacagaaatatgaaagatgttactgagggtcttactgttgattactgaataaattgaacattttctttcttatttcaatgaaatgttagtgaaaaagATTCAATTTGTTTCCAGTTGAACAGATCATCATTATGTAATTGGTTTGTTTCAGGTATTTTCCCCGAAGCGAATAAAGATCCCGTCATTCAAATCGCTAACATGGTGATCCGACAGGGCGAAAAAGATCCGTTCATTCGAAACGTTTTCACGTTGAAGACATGCGCTCCTATTATCGGTTGTCAGGTGATTTCCTACGACAAAGAGACAGAGGTGCTCGCCGTAAGTTTTATATTCTACAGTTTGAATTCTCTtagattatcaaaatctggggctgcagttgctcaaaggtggGTTAAAGGTATTCTAGCGAATAAATACAATAGTAACAacaaacttttaattgtcactatgtccactatccactggttaactctaaccgtcttttcagcaactgcagccccagaTATATTCCATTGTATAAATGAATCTTTAATTGTCGCTATGTTAACAATCCACTGTTTAACTCTTAATcaatttttgagcaactgcagcctcTGTTACACAAAATAGTTACGCATTGTCATCAGTTCAATTGTGTTCAGAATCAATCATAACTCGAAGCCATGATTCAGACATAGCTAAGAGCATTTGAAAGTTGTCACTCAGTCACAGTTTGTATCAATGTTCAAAGCAGGAAAAAGTGAGAGCTTAACGAGACCTAGACTTGGTTATCGcatagaactcaaatcaaatttatcgTTTGATTGAGATTCAGAACTTATTCGGATTAGAAGATGAAAGTTGAACAGAATCtgagttttgattttaatctttattttttagaaatggGCTGAGTTTGTGCGAGAGGTTGACGCCGATATAATCACCGGTTACAACATCGTCAACTTCGATTTCCCGTATTTGATCAACCGAGCGGCGCATCTTAAAGTGAACACGTTCTCGTATCTGGGACGAATTAAAAACTCGATATCGAAAATACGCGAGTCGATGATTCAATCGAAACAGATGGGACGACGCGAAAACAAGGATATAAACATCGAAGGTCGCGTTCAGTTCGATCTGCTGCAGGTACGTATAACACAGAGCGATCAAACCACGGAGGGAGCCTGCAACAGGAAAAcctagaattgaaagaataacTATTGAGAAAACATGGCTGCAATCTTTAATCGGAAAACCAACAAAAGAAAAGCTATTGAAGTTTTCTTCATGTTTCAACTCGTTTTGTgccatttttaaatttaactgACAGTTGTATATTGATGCTTAGACGTGAAAAATAGATTATGAGATTAGAACCCACTGCTCAAATCTGAAAGGTTAAAagcataattcatttatcaaaaattgaaatcagagGACGCAATGTTTTGAACTCTCTAGAGACCATTGTCAGATGTATACAGTTAGTCTTATTCTTATTAAGTAAGTTAGAGTTGAAATAACTTGAATTTTCTCTTTAAAGACAGTCGTTTGTTTGTATTGAAACCAAAATAGTTGCAACAATTTCATTGTCACTAATTGATTCTAATAAACGATGTTATAATTATTTACAGGTTTTGCTGCGCGATTACAAGTTACGATCGTACACTTTGAACGCCGTTTCTTTTCACTTTTTACAAGAACAAAAAGAGGACGTACAACATTCAATAATCACTGATTTACAGGTACGAGGCAGGAATAACAGATATCTGTAGGAATGCTAAAATTTAACTAGGAATAACAGGTTTCTGTCGGAATGCTCTATTCTATgttgttttctctaaaatctcATTTCGAGgcaaaattatcataaatagcCGCGTCATACTTGACCATTAGACTCTCAAATcaccaggatccagttccatagtcgtgaattagagttaaaattggttcattttcaatgagttaactcttgagtcaaatcttaagtcactactgtggaactggggtccagggcccagttccatagtcatggcttagacttaagaccaatttaagaccatgttagctctataaccaatctaacaacttaagaccagtctcaaaatctaagaccatttttggacttaacacaactgaggaactggCCCCAGTAGTGACAGAAGATCAAGGTAAAATTATCGAAAATAGCAGCTTGAttattagactggttttattttcatgaaatatagaATGGAACGAAGCAAACGAGACGCCGACTTGCTGTTTATTGTATGAAAGACGCAATTCTTCCTTTGCGTCTGCTGGAAAAACTGATGTGCATCATTAACTACATGGAGATGGCTCGAGTAACCGGTGTACCGTTACCTTATTTACTCACCAGGGGGCAGCAAATCAAAGTCATCTCTCAACTGTTGCGTAAGGTACTTTGAAAAAAGTGATTTAGCCATATGTGTACTTTTTTGTTTGGGTTTCTTGGTGGATGGTTCTTGTCAAGGATTGATCTGagatttttctcaaatttttgaaactttaGGTCAAAAAAGAAAGGTGCTTTTCGGGGCTCTTTCAGTATTCTACCTCTCAAATCCAATCAAGCctttttggatttatttttcattctaaaaaatacttttttgaAGGGGCGGACCCGTTCACCCACCTAAATCAGCTTTTATCTCTGGCCTCTCCTTTTGAATGAGAAAAACCTCAGACCCGCTTAGAATTCCCCAAATGGCCCTCGGCAGGTTAAGGAGTTTTAAAACTCAAAAaggaacaatatttttttagGCAAAGGAACAAGATTTGCTGTTGCCAACAAAACGAATAGAAGCGGGTGATGAATTCACCGGTGCGACTGTCATCGAACCGATCAAGGGATATTACAATATTCCGATCGCGACGTTAGATTTCTCCTCGTTATATCCGTCAATTATGATGGCTCATAATCTTTGCTACACGACGCTGATAAACCAGCAGAGCATTCAAAAATACAGGTGATTTATTCGACAATGTGCATTAACTTCTACGAGTGGTGCCAcgtactgaaaatcagggaaaagtctggGCATTTTCTTTCCTTAAAAACAGAGTCATGGAATAATCAGgaaattttgtttaaaaaagctaacaagggaaatttgttgaaattgcCAGATCACACGTAGAATCCaacagtttctgtctatgtcttaagtatttgactgtgttaattgattggattcttagcagatcaagtcagggcaAATAACAACATGCATGTCAGGGGatagtcagggaaaaagcGAGTCAActgaaagtggccaccctacACTAGATTCTACTTATCTTTTCCTCAATGAATTTcaatctatttttgtttccaTTCTTTACATAAAGCCTGACCAGTGATCAGTACATTAAAACGCCGTGCGGAAGTCTCTTCGTCAAATCCACCATCAGAAAGGGATTACTGCCTGAAATTCTCGATGAACTTTTGAAAGCGAGAAAGAAGTAAGCTTGTGATATCATAACTTCGttgtttatgaaatatgcTGTGCACGCAGGGCCAGTTACTGAaaaattactcaaattttttaaatttcagagCGAAAACCGACTTGAAAAATGAAACGGACCCGTTCAAGAAGAAAGTCCTCGACGGTCGACAGCTGGCTTTGAAAATTAGCGCTAATTCAGTGTACGGATTCACTGGCGCTCAAGTCGGCAAATTACCCTGCCTGGAAATATCATCGGTAATTAGTAGACTTTAACGATGGCGTATCACTCTTAAAGTGTGAGCCTACCTGATTATAGAATATACTTGCGAGTTTTATATTATTGCTGCCACTATctataaacattaattagtGAAATCAAGTTGCTCAGGGGCCCCAACGAATGCTTGTAATACTAAAGGGCCACGGACCCCCATGAAATGCCTACAACACTACTTTCATCCATCGCTGTAGAAGTGGTTCGGATAAATCAAACCTTCAACTCGAGTTTTAAAGAGGTTGTTTTTTATGTAACTGTAGAGCGTTACTGCTTTCGGACGGCTGATGATCGACCAAACTAAAACATTAGTAGAAGAAACCTACACAATTGCCAATGGTTACAAGCACGATGCGCAGGTGAGTCTAATTTCCTGCAGAGAGTTTTCTATAGTTGgggaaaaagcaagtcaaatagAGCGGCCGCCCTGTAATATACATGATCAACAGTTTGTTGTTAGTTTGTTAATTGTTGGCTCGTTATTTGTAGGTAATTTACGGCGACACAGATTCAGTGATGTGTAAATTCGGCGTCGATACCGTCGCCGAAGCGATGGAACTCGGTAAAGAAGCAGCCGATAAAATATCCGAAAAATTCGTTAAACCGATCAAACTGGAATTTGAAAAGGTAAAATCACCATTGATAGTAAACACTATGGATGGATCCAAGTTGCGACGATAATATAGCGAGAATCTcacaatgataatgaaaaataaagtccAAAATGTTTTCTAGAGCTACagagtggaacctcgttacagcgaacttcacaggaccagtatgaaattaattgaattttcttttttttgacacaatttcatatttgttatagccgatgaatcgttgtatctg from Tubulanus polymorphus chromosome 11, tnTubPoly1.2, whole genome shotgun sequence encodes:
- the LOC141912630 gene encoding DNA polymerase delta catalytic subunit-like yields the protein MSQKRAPYNKPGGPVPKRFKDDDEDDDDPSNFESELALLEEIENDIADDNSQQGPSGPDVNTTNSKWARPAPPTINPNTDSIVFQQIDVDSYSGPYLPGMPGLTVGQVPIIRMYGVTMDGNSVLTHIHGFGPYFYATAPQNFKAADCGKFKTVLNSLLLKERSGKDLPLAVLAVELCVKESIYGFHGNQKTTFMKITVALPTLLAACRRIMESGFQIPDYGHQAFSVYECDIAYVVRFMVDTNVVGCNWIEIPKGKYKLREQQTTTSSSNDRAFVSRCQIELDVSWEDFISHSPEGDWAKIAPLRILSFDIECAGRKGIFPEANKDPVIQIANMVIRQGEKDPFIRNVFTLKTCAPIIGCQVISYDKETEVLAKWAEFVREVDADIITGYNIVNFDFPYLINRAAHLKVNTFSYLGRIKNSISKIRESMIQSKQMGRRENKDINIEGRVQFDLLQVLLRDYKLRSYTLNAVSFHFLQEQKEDVQHSIITDLQNGTKQTRRRLAVYCMKDAILPLRLLEKLMCIINYMEMARVTGVPLPYLLTRGQQIKVISQLLRKAKEQDLLLPTKRIEAGDEFTGATVIEPIKGYYNIPIATLDFSSLYPSIMMAHNLCYTTLINQQSIQKYSLTSDQYIKTPCGSLFVKSTIRKGLLPEILDELLKARKKAKTDLKNETDPFKKKVLDGRQLALKISANSVYGFTGAQVGKLPCLEISSSVTAFGRLMIDQTKTLVEETYTIANGYKHDAQVIYGDTDSVMCKFGVDTVAEAMELGKEAADKISEKFVKPIKLEFEKVYFPYLLINKKRYAGLYFTRPDKHDKMDCKGIETVRRDNSPLVADLINTCLQKILIDRDPDGACDFAKQTISDLLCNRIDISQLVITKELTKTDDEYAGKQAHVELANRMRKRDPGNAPKLGDRVPYVIIAAAKGTAAYMKSEDPIYVLENNIPIDCQYYLENQLSKPLLRIFEPILGEKKAESVLLKGDHTRTKTVITSKVGGLMAFAKVCSTCISCKTVLKSDSRAAVCDNCKPKESSIYQREIHSLGLLEEKFSRLWTQCQRCQGSLHEDILCTSRDCPIFYMRKKVQKDLTDQNKLIDRFGAPTW